Proteins encoded together in one Lathyrus oleraceus cultivar Zhongwan6 chromosome 5, CAAS_Psat_ZW6_1.0, whole genome shotgun sequence window:
- the LOC127082033 gene encoding WAT1-related protein At1g25270 encodes MVANDGSSLSVLIVYRFVFSTAFTVPFVFFFERKSVQNLTGKVLFQAFLCGLFGGSLQQNLYIKSLALVSATYTITMLNLIPAITYVLAVSLRMEKPNLGTPAGKAKLMGTLSGIGGAMILTLYEGKRLFNLSLHIDLLQNATSTTHHSPTGSHVWGLMLALGTALSFSLWFITQGEDICDAVIREVKEETGVETKAHMVLVAFSSSLNSQDSCSFAGTGIQTCDGSNGGDNLSASSL; translated from the exons ATGGTAGCAAATGATGGATCAAGCTTAAGTGTTCTCATTGTTTATAGATTTGTATTTTCTACTGCTTTCACTGTGCCATTTGTTTTCTTCTTTGAAAG GAAAAGTGTGCAAAATTTGACTGGAAAGGTGCTATTCCAAGCTTTTCTTTGTGGATTATTTGG GGGATCATTACAACAAAACTTGTATATTAAATCTTTGGCTTTGGTATCTGCAACATATACTATAACCATGTTAAACCTCATTCCTGCCATTACCTATGTCCTGGCTGTTTCTCTAAG AATGGAGAAGCCAAATCTTGGAACACCGGCTGGGAAAGCGAAGTTGATGGGAACATTAAGTGGAATTGGTGGTGCAATGATCCTAACTTTATATGAAGGCAAAAGATTATTTAACTTATCATTGCACATTGACTTGCTGCAAAATGCTACATCAACCACACATCATTCCCCTACTGGTTCTCATGTTTGGGGACTCATGCTAGCTTTAGGCACTGCTCTCAGTTTCTCATTATGGTTTATAACACAG GGTGAAGATATTTGTGATGCTGTAATTAGAGAAGTGAAGGAAGAGACAGGG GTTGAAACAAAGGCACATATGGTACTTGTTGCATTCTCAAGTTCGTTAAACAGTCAGGACAGCTGCTCCTTTGCAGGAACTGGCATCCAAACATGTGATGGCAGCAATGGTGGAGATAATTTGTCAGCATCAAGCCTCTGA